In the genome of Osmerus mordax isolate fOsmMor3 chromosome 15, fOsmMor3.pri, whole genome shotgun sequence, one region contains:
- the LOC136957501 gene encoding melanocortin receptor 4-like has product MNASQHHGLIQGYHNRNHSLGSLPINKDGKESSTGCYDQLLISTEVFLTLGIVSLLENILVITAIIKNKNLHSPMYLFICSLAVADMLVSVSNASETIVIALINGGNVTIPGTMIKNMDNVFDSLICSSLLASICSLLAIAVDRYITIFYALRYHNIVTVRRALLVITGIWTCCTASGVLFIIYSESTMVLICLITMFFTMLALMASLYVHMFLLARLHMKRIAALPGNAPIRQRANMKGAITLTILLGVFVVCWAPFFLHLILMISCPRNPYCTCFMSHFNMYLILIMCNSVIDPIIYAFRSQEMRKTFKEIFCFWQNLPNPCVCELPGKY; this is encoded by the coding sequence ATGAATGCCTCGCAACACCATGGACTGATCCAAGGGTACCACAACAGGAACCACAGTTTGGGTTCCTTGCCAATAAACAAAGATGGCAAGGAGTCCTCGACTGGATGTTACGACCAGCTCCTTATCTCCACTGAGGTTTTCCTCACCCTGGGCATTGTCAGTCTGCTAGAGAACATTCTGGTCATCACCGCCATAATAAAGAACAAGAACCTTCACTCCCCCATGTACCTATTCATCTGCAGCCTGGCCGTGGCCGACATGCTGGTGAGCGTCTCAAATGCGTCAGAGACCATTGTCATTGCATTGATCAACGGGGGCAATGTGACCATCCCAGGCACAATGATCAAGAATATGGACAACGTGTTTGATTCATTGATCTGCagctctctcctggcctccatCTGTAGTCTGCTGGCCATCGCCGTGGACCGCTACATCACCATCTTCTACGCGCTCCGCTACCACAACATCGTGACTGTCCGGCGGGCACTGCTGGTCATCACAGGCATCTGGACTTGTTGTACGGCATCCGGTGTGCTGTTCATCATCTACTCCGAGAGCACCATGGTCCTCATCTGCCTCATTACCATGTTCTTCACCATGTTGGCTCTCATGGCTTCTCTCTACGTCCACATGTTCCTGCTCGCACGCCTGCACATGAAGAGGATCGCAGCCCTCCCTGGGAATGCACCAATCCGCCAGCGGGCCAACATGAAAGGTGCCATCACCCTCACCATCCTGCTGGGAGTGTTCGTGGTGTGCTGGGCGcccttcttcctccacctcatcctgaTGATCTCCTGCCCACGGAACCCCTACTGCACCTGCTTCATGTCCCACTTCAACATGTACCTGATCCTGATCATGTGCAACTCCGTCATCGACCCTATCATCTACGCCTTTCGGAGCCAGGAGATGAGGAAGACCTTCAAGGAGATCTTCTGCTTCTGGCAGAACCTGCCgaacccatgtgtgtgtgagctccctGGGAAGTACTGA